From Paenibacillus physcomitrellae, the proteins below share one genomic window:
- a CDS encoding NADPH-dependent FMN reductase, which yields MGFWNKLFGTNSKEEQVMAKLNIGIILGSTREGRVSPQVGEWVKGIADKRGDANYEIVDISDFKLPFLGTTDGSEPGIAAWNQKLASLDGFVFIVQEYNHSITGALKNALDFAREAWNNKAAGIVSYGSTGGARAAEHLRGIMGELMIADVRVHPTLSLFTDFENGTVFKPQELHSANVNLMLDQVIAWSGALKTLR from the coding sequence ATGGGTTTCTGGAACAAACTATTCGGAACAAATTCCAAGGAGGAACAGGTCATGGCTAAATTGAATATCGGTATTATTTTGGGAAGCACACGTGAAGGCCGAGTCAGCCCGCAGGTCGGGGAATGGGTGAAAGGGATTGCCGACAAACGCGGAGACGCGAATTATGAAATTGTCGACATTTCGGATTTCAAACTGCCTTTCCTGGGTACAACGGACGGTTCTGAACCGGGCATTGCCGCCTGGAATCAGAAGCTCGCAAGCCTGGATGGATTTGTCTTCATCGTACAGGAATACAATCACAGCATTACAGGAGCTTTGAAGAATGCCCTGGATTTCGCACGCGAAGCTTGGAACAACAAGGCGGCAGGTATCGTAAGTTATGGTTCGACCGGCGGTGCGCGTGCAGCTGAACATTTAAGAGGGATTATGGGCGAACTGATGATTGCGGATGTACGTGTTCATCCTACACTTTCTTTGTTCACTGATTTCGAGAATGGTACGGTGTTCAAACCGCAAGAGCTGCATTCGGCCAACGTCA